Proteins encoded together in one Bradyrhizobium sp. PSBB068 window:
- a CDS encoding Gfo/Idh/MocA family oxidoreductase: MTTKRLGLIMNGVTGRMGLNQHLIRSIVAIREQGGVLLSNGDRIMPDPILVGRDAEKVGALAKRYGIERHTTDLDRALADKDDTVFFDAATTQARPSLLTKAINAGKHVYCEKPIATNLEEAVAVVKLANAKGLKHGTVQDKLFLPGLKKLAFLRDSGFFGRMLSVRGEFGYWVFEGGWQEAQRPSWNYRAEDGGGIILDMVCHWRYVLDNLFGEVESVVCIGTTDIPERFDEKGKKYQATADDSAYATFRLKGGVIAHINMSWVTRVYRDDLVTFQVDGTHGSAVAGLTDCVIQARQATPRPVWNPDEKRMHDFYADWQKLPENVVYDNGFKEQWEMFIRHVCEDAPYKYTLLEGAKGVQLAECALKSWKERRWIDVAPIAV, translated from the coding sequence ATGACGACCAAACGCCTCGGCCTGATCATGAACGGCGTCACCGGCCGGATGGGGCTCAACCAGCATCTGATCCGCTCGATCGTCGCGATCCGCGAGCAGGGTGGCGTGTTGTTGTCGAATGGCGACCGCATCATGCCCGATCCGATCCTGGTCGGGCGCGACGCCGAGAAGGTCGGCGCATTGGCAAAGCGCTACGGCATCGAGCGCCACACCACCGATCTCGATCGCGCGCTGGCCGACAAGGACGATACCGTGTTCTTCGATGCCGCGACGACGCAGGCACGGCCCTCGCTGCTGACCAAGGCGATCAACGCCGGCAAACATGTCTATTGCGAGAAGCCGATCGCGACCAATCTCGAGGAAGCCGTCGCGGTCGTGAAGTTGGCCAATGCCAAGGGTCTCAAGCACGGCACCGTGCAGGACAAGTTGTTCCTGCCCGGCCTGAAGAAGCTCGCCTTCCTGCGTGACTCCGGCTTCTTCGGCCGCATGCTCTCGGTGCGCGGCGAGTTCGGCTATTGGGTGTTCGAGGGCGGCTGGCAGGAAGCGCAGCGGCCGTCGTGGAACTACCGCGCAGAGGATGGCGGCGGCATCATTCTGGATATGGTCTGCCACTGGCGCTACGTGCTCGACAATCTGTTCGGCGAGGTCGAGAGCGTGGTCTGCATCGGCACGACCGATATCCCAGAACGCTTTGACGAGAAGGGCAAGAAGTACCAGGCGACGGCCGATGATTCCGCCTACGCCACCTTCCGCCTGAAGGGCGGCGTGATCGCGCATATCAACATGAGTTGGGTGACGCGGGTCTACCGCGACGACCTCGTCACCTTCCAGGTCGACGGCACCCATGGCTCGGCCGTTGCCGGACTGACCGACTGCGTGATCCAGGCGCGCCAGGCGACGCCGCGGCCGGTGTGGAATCCGGACGAGAAGCGGATGCACGATTTCTATGCCGACTGGCAGAAGCTGCCCGAGAACGTCGTCTACGACAACGGCTTCAAGGAGCAGTGGGAGATGTTCATTCGCCACGTCTGCGAGGATGCGCCCTACAAATACACCTTGCTCGAAGGCGCCAAGGGCGTGCAGCTTGCCGAGTGCGCGCTGAAGAGCTGGAAGGAGCGGCGCTGGATCGACGTCGCACCGATCGCCGTCTGA